A segment of the Yoonia vestfoldensis genome:
AAGTTCCGCGTAGTGCCCGATGGCGATATCAAGATCCTGTTCTGCTTCGCTCATGTCTGCCCCGATCCGTGGGCGCGTTTTTTATGTGACCGCGCGTTATTTTTCGAGACTATTGCCCGACCAGCCAGATTCGTGCAAGCACTTTCTAGATATTGCGTCGTGCACCAAGTCCACCACAAGGGTAGCGTTCCATTACTCCGAGGCTGTGGTCGTGCGGGATCTCCTGCGCGGTGCGTGAACCGGGGCCTAAGCCCCGATCCTCTTGATGCGGATGCCGAGTTTGCGGGCCTTGTCGACGATATTCTCGGTGATGCCCGAACCGGGCGTGGCGATCAGACCCTGGGGCATGGTCTCGAGCATCTTGTCGTTGCGCTTGAAGGGGGCAGCCTTGCCATGGCTCTTCCAGTCGGGTTTGAACGCCACCTGCGTGACACCACGGGTATCTGCCCAGCGGGCAGCGATCATCTCGGCACCTTTTGGTGTGCCGCCGTGTAAAAGAATCATGTCTGGGTATTTCGCATGGGTGGCATCGAGGACGGACCAGATCAGGTCGTAGGCGTGATAGTCCCCGCCCGAGAAGGCGATCCGCGTGCCTTCGGGGCAGTGAACCTCGGTCTCCTTGCGCCGCTTGGCCGAGAGATAGGCCCGGCTGTCCACCACGGCGGAGGTGAGACCGCGATGCGAGACCTTGGATCCGGTGCGGGGCAGCCAGGGTGAACCGGTGGCGGCCGAGAAGTGGTCCACGGCCAGATCGCGCATCTGCTCGAAAGCGTCGCGATGGTCCCAGAGCTTCAGCCCGATCATCTGGAGGCGCTCGAGTTCGACCGAGGCGACCTCGGAGCCGTCCTGGATGGCCAGACTTTCCCGGACCTCGAATTCGTTGTCATCGAGGAGCTTCTGGATATGGGTGAGCCGGCGATGGAAGATCGAGGTCAGGGACCAGAGCATCTCTTCGAGATTGTCTTCCAACTGGCTTCCGGTGAGGAGGCCGATGGTGGTGTCAAAGAGCGTCGCCATGGCGAGTTCGACCTCGTCGGGCTGGGGCAGGGGGCGATGATCGGTCTCGCCGGGCCCGGGCGTTGCGACGTGAAGTGCGAGGTGGTCGAGGATGGCGGAGGTCACGCCGGTTTCCTCTTGGATGTCTGTCTGATGGGGCATTGTCTGGTTCCTCTGTTTGATCTGACCCGATTTGGATGGGGCGATAACAGGACCGGCGGCGACCGGGCCGCATCCGTCAGGATCGGAGCGCAGCGGAGAATGTGACCCGGACCGGAAAATTGTTCCCGCGAGGAATGGCCCGCCACGGTCATGTGGTGGGGCAGGGGAATTTTCCGGGTAGCGGGCGCATTGCTGCCCGGGCGAGGAGCACTCTGCTCCGACCCGCCGGTCCATCGCTCCCCTTGTCCAAACGGGATCAGATAGAACCGGCGAAACCTTTGCCCGGTCAGGCATCCCCGGGGAGGTTGGCGGTCACCCGTCCTCGATCTCCAGACCTTGTGCTTTCATGGCCTTTAGCAGAGAACGGCGCAGCGCATCTTTGCCAAATGCCCGCAGATCGTCGTTGAAATCGCCCATGTTTGGTACGAGATCACCACAGGTAATTCCAAGCGATTCCAGTTGGTTAAGCAATCTTATTGATGCGTCGCGTCCAGCTTCGTCATTGTCCCGCGCGATCCAGATACGCTTGATCCTCGGCGGCGGGATGAAGAGGCCGAGATGGGTGGCAGTGAGACAGGAGGCGAGATCGAACTCGGGGAGAGCCGTGCCGACCGAGAGGGTGTTCTCGAGACCTTCACCGACGATGAGATCGCTGCGCGCCTTGCCGGACCAGAAGCGGATGGCATGGCCGTGCAGCTGTCCGAGGATCCGCTTCGGGCTCTCGATCTCGGCCAAACCGCCGGTGGACGGGTCGAGAAAAACCCTTGCGCATCCGGTGATCTGGCCGCGATTGTCGGTGATCTTTGCCAGTAGGGCAGGGGCCCGTTCCAGCAGATCGGGGTCGTCCTCGCCCTGCCGCAGGAAGACACGCGCGTGATAGCGCAGGGCCGGGCCGAGCCGTGTGATCCCGCGCCCCTGCAGATAGGTGGCGGCCAAGGTGCCAAACACCGGCTTGCCAGCAGCGAAAAGTTTGCGCGCCCGCGCGATGCGTTTGCTGGAGGCTGCATCCGGGCGCTCAGCCCTTTGGGTGTCTCGAGGTACGGCAGGGCAGGGGGCTTCGCCGAGGAAGGATCGAGCCTCCCTCAGGGTCTCCTTGAGCGTGACAGACCCAAGCCGTTCATGCAGCAGGTCGATCAGGTCGCCATATTCACCCGTCGCGAAATCTTGCCAGGACCCGGCTTTACGACCAACCTGCGCCTGCAGACGGATGGCGAGGCTCTGGCCCTTTGCACCGGACGTGTCGCCGACCTGCCAATAATTACCCAGCTTGCGCCCCTCGGGGAAATACTGGCGGCAGAAACTCTCGGCATGGTCTGCC
Coding sequences within it:
- a CDS encoding DUF2493 domain-containing protein — translated: MPHQTDIQEETGVTSAILDHLALHVATPGPGETDHRPLPQPDEVELAMATLFDTTIGLLTGSQLEDNLEEMLWSLTSIFHRRLTHIQKLLDDNEFEVRESLAIQDGSEVASVELERLQMIGLKLWDHRDAFEQMRDLAVDHFSAATGSPWLPRTGSKVSHRGLTSAVVDSRAYLSAKRRKETEVHCPEGTRIAFSGGDYHAYDLIWSVLDATHAKYPDMILLHGGTPKGAEMIAARWADTRGVTQVAFKPDWKSHGKAAPFKRNDKMLETMPQGLIATPGSGITENIVDKARKLGIRIKRIGA
- a CDS encoding DUF7146 domain-containing protein, producing the protein MSARHSIADLSADLADHAESFCRQYFPEGRKLGNYWQVGDTSGAKGQSLAIRLQAQVGRKAGSWQDFATGEYGDLIDLLHERLGSVTLKETLREARSFLGEAPCPAVPRDTQRAERPDAASSKRIARARKLFAAGKPVFGTLAATYLQGRGITRLGPALRYHARVFLRQGEDDPDLLERAPALLAKITDNRGQITGCARVFLDPSTGGLAEIESPKRILGQLHGHAIRFWSGKARSDLIVGEGLENTLSVGTALPEFDLASCLTATHLGLFIPPPRIKRIWIARDNDEAGRDASIRLLNQLESLGITCGDLVPNMGDFNDDLRAFGKDALRRSLLKAMKAQGLEIEDG